cagagcaatggttggcccGTGTTGCTGTAAAAAAATATTAGAGGGAATGTTGTTTCCAAGccagaatgcttgaaaccgcagtgagaaaagcagttctgaattgttattattatttaataataataatattaaattattatttctcaccaactttcAGTGACAAAAATTGCTGCTTTTTTAACACAAGCACACGCAACTGATAGATACTAtgtaaaaactgttcactctaagcatggtgtggTGTCCAACAGTCATGCAAATCCATGCACTAGACACTAGTTAgcaactgttcagcaacagtctcctgcctgaattaagtggcatagtgtcccaaataaatgaaggggatcccaactattttctcaattagtttttattcttttaagagttgtcccaaataagtagctcctctgattaactgatggcccagttaaccggaatccactgtacatcCTGGGTATAGCAACCTAGCATCAGCCAAGTTTTAGTGAATGCGACACAACATATTAATCCATGAACCTGTATACTCCCAACGCTGAAactgaatgctgtttcatttggctgtatttttgtgtgtggttgaatgacaattaaatgtgaGCATTTATCTATCTTCCTGATATCTGCCAGTCAAAACAAACTACTCAAATGCCACCAAATTTGTAAGCTATTTTAAGGTGAGGTTTGCTCTTTAGAATGATGCTGCATACTTTAAAGAATTATTTTCCCAATTTTGGATGTCATCTGTTTTGATTACAGAAACTGCAGAATGAAGTTGAATGAAAAAAGTGTGGCATACTATGCCACCTGTGATTCTCCAACCGATAAGACTGGATACTTGCACAAAAAGGGAGAACGAAACACTGCTTATCACAGGCGTTGGTTTGTTTTGAAGGGTAATCTGTTTTTTTACTTCGAAGATAAGGAGAGCAAAGAGCCAGTTGGAGTAATCATTCTGGAGGGATGCACAGTGGAACTGTGCGAATCTTCAGAGGAGCATGCTTTCGCAATCAAGTTTGATGGTGTTAAATTGAGGACATATAAAATGGCTGCTGAGAGCCCAACAGAAATGGAAGCTTGGGTTAAAGCTTTATCCCGTGCAAGCTTTGACTACATGAGAATAGTTGTGAGGGAACTTGAAAAGCAATTGGAAGAGATGCAGCAAAACAAAGCCAGCAGCCGTAAGGGCCAGAGAAAAGCACTCCTGCGAAAACACCAAAGCAACCCTTCTGGTTCACCACAAATCTCAAATAGTTGCGCTGTACCTCATGGTACTTATAAAGAAAATGGCTATGCCCCCTGGAGTACTACAACAGATCAAATGCTTGAAC
The genomic region above belongs to Hypanus sabinus isolate sHypSab1 chromosome 13, sHypSab1.hap1, whole genome shotgun sequence and contains:
- the pheta1 gene encoding sesquipedalian-1 — encoded protein: MKLNEKSVAYYATCDSPTDKTGYLHKKGERNTAYHRRWFVLKGNLFFYFEDKESKEPVGVIILEGCTVELCESSEEHAFAIKFDGVKLRTYKMAAESPTEMEAWVKALSRASFDYMRIVVRELEKQLEEMQQNKASSRKGQRKALLRKHQSNPSGSPQISNSCAVPHGTYKENGYAPWSTTTDQMLELELNGKAHAVSDNSDIAKYFLDQTPERPQHTQRFPPPLPPRRKSATGGVTPGSGSVMTTHDHASLVAGTYSFSRLHEWFGRDVIQLQRQWQEHKIRNDGGSQPDQMI